In a single window of the Coleofasciculaceae cyanobacterium genome:
- a CDS encoding class I SAM-dependent methyltransferase translates to MMNLSKFSNSQRLQEILFAKINDSSQEWITFAQYMELVLYHQEYGYYNSGITSIGVQGDFFTSSSLGKDFGELLAVQFQQMWQNLGCPNPFYLVEMGAGNGELAQDILNWLHKSNDRGLTQALRYIIIEQSPALIEVQQELLKSFDINLTWKAWSDLAQDSIEGCFFSNELVDAFPVHLVTKNEARLKEVHVTLESGKLTETVDSISTEKLAQYFEFVGIDLLQKQYAEGYRTEVNLKALDWLEAIATRLNRGYILTIDYGYTADKYYRPARKLGTLQCYYQHRRHDNPYVNLGYQDLTAHVDFTALERQGELHNLKNIGLTQQGLFLMALGLGDRLNELSSGKYNISEIFKRRDALHQLIDPTGLGGFGVLIQGKNLTESQQSLQGLTMPAM, encoded by the coding sequence ATGATGAATTTGTCAAAATTTTCCAATTCTCAAAGATTACAGGAGATTCTTTTTGCCAAAATTAACGATTCGTCCCAGGAGTGGATTACTTTTGCTCAATATATGGAATTGGTTTTATACCATCAAGAGTATGGTTACTATAACTCGGGAATAACTAGCATCGGAGTTCAAGGAGACTTTTTCACATCTTCTTCTTTGGGTAAAGATTTTGGCGAACTGCTGGCGGTACAGTTCCAACAAATGTGGCAAAATTTGGGCTGTCCTAATCCTTTTTATTTAGTTGAAATGGGTGCGGGAAATGGAGAACTTGCCCAAGATATTTTAAATTGGTTGCACAAAAGTAACGACCGAGGGTTAACTCAAGCTTTGAGATATATTATCATCGAGCAGTCGCCAGCTTTAATTGAGGTACAGCAAGAATTACTCAAATCCTTTGACATTAACCTTACCTGGAAAGCTTGGTCCGATCTTGCCCAAGATAGTATTGAAGGGTGTTTTTTTTCCAATGAACTAGTTGATGCCTTTCCCGTACATCTGGTTACCAAAAATGAAGCTCGATTAAAAGAAGTCCATGTAACTCTTGAGTCAGGCAAATTAACTGAAACTGTTGATTCTATCTCTACAGAAAAATTAGCCCAATATTTCGAGTTCGTTGGTATTGATTTATTACAAAAACAGTATGCTGAAGGTTATCGTACTGAAGTAAATCTCAAAGCTTTGGACTGGCTAGAAGCGATCGCCACCAGACTTAATCGGGGATATATTTTAACCATCGACTATGGCTACACTGCCGACAAATATTATCGCCCTGCTCGTAAGCTAGGAACTTTACAGTGTTACTATCAACATCGTCGTCACGATAATCCCTATGTTAATTTAGGCTATCAGGATCTTACTGCTCACGTTGATTTTACTGCCTTAGAACGCCAGGGAGAATTACATAACCTGAAAAATATTGGCTTGACTCAGCAGGGGTTATTTCTCATGGCTCTAGGTTTGGGCGATCGCTTAAACGAACTATCTAGTGGTAAGTATAATATTTCCGAGATATTTAAACGCCGTGATGCTTTACATCAATTAATCGATCCCACAGGGTTAGGTGGTTTTGGCGTCTTAATTCAGGGCAAGAATTTAACCGAATCACAGCAATCTCTACAGGGTTTGACAATGCCAGCAATGTAA
- a CDS encoding fatty acyl-AMP ligase, with product MSGLKNKLKAATLVDILQIRAMEQPDQAIYNFLVDGETEEVSLTYGQLEQKAKAIAAKLQSVSSLQDRVLLLFPAGIDYITAFFGCLYAGAIAIPAYPPRPNRSLNRIHNILQNAQTNIALTSSDTLKGLERQLESTPELQNLRWITTDTIDSDAGSDWYKPDIDNDDIAFLQYTSGSTAEPKGVKIAYRNLLHNLEAIHLCFRHSSQSRGVIWLPPYHDMGLIGGVLQPLFGDFPVTLMSPLMFLQNPLRWLKAISRYQATTSGGPNFAYDLCVRKFKPEQLRGLDLSNWQVAFNGAEPINHETLTKFAQTYAPYGFDYSAFYPCYGMAEATLIISGGSKNAAVVTKTVQGKALEQNKIALAEVNEAHPHTLVSCGRSLSDQKIAIANPETLASCQPGEVGEIWVSGSSIAQGYWRQPEITEATFNAYLKDTGDGPFLRTGDLGFLDEGEVFFTGRLKDMIVIKGRNHYPQDIEKTVEETTSWIRPSCVASFSVDIQGEEKLVVLAEVERQYWSSNRSSAKSNGKSATAEMIQVKDLTQLIRREISKNHDLQVYKTLLLKPGSLPKTSSGKIQRHACRTEFLANTLEGLPV from the coding sequence ATGAGTGGTTTAAAAAACAAGCTTAAAGCAGCTACATTGGTCGACATACTTCAGATTCGCGCGATGGAGCAGCCCGATCAGGCGATCTATAATTTTCTGGTTGATGGAGAAACAGAAGAGGTTAGCCTTACCTATGGACAACTAGAACAAAAAGCCAAGGCGATCGCTGCAAAACTTCAATCAGTTAGTTCTCTTCAAGATCGAGTCTTATTGCTATTTCCGGCGGGAATAGACTATATTACTGCTTTTTTTGGTTGTCTTTATGCGGGAGCGATCGCTATCCCCGCTTATCCTCCACGCCCCAATCGTTCCTTGAACCGCATTCACAATATTTTACAAAATGCTCAAACCAACATCGCTTTAACCAGTAGCGATACCTTAAAAGGTTTAGAACGTCAGTTAGAAAGTACTCCTGAGTTACAAAATTTACGCTGGATTACCACAGATACCATAGACAGCGATGCAGGTTCAGATTGGTACAAACCTGATATTGACAATGATGACATCGCTTTTCTCCAATATACTTCTGGCTCAACGGCAGAACCTAAAGGGGTCAAAATCGCCTATAGAAATCTGCTACATAACCTAGAAGCAATCCATCTTTGCTTCAGGCATTCTTCCCAAAGCAGAGGGGTAATTTGGTTGCCACCCTATCATGATATGGGTTTAATTGGTGGTGTTCTCCAGCCTTTGTTTGGTGATTTTCCCGTGACTTTAATGTCGCCATTGATGTTTCTTCAAAATCCTTTACGCTGGCTCAAGGCGATTTCTCGTTACCAAGCTACCACTAGCGGGGGGCCTAATTTTGCCTACGATCTATGTGTTCGCAAGTTTAAACCAGAACAGCTTCGAGGATTGGATTTAAGTAATTGGCAGGTGGCTTTTAATGGTGCAGAGCCAATCAACCATGAGACTCTAACCAAGTTTGCCCAAACCTATGCCCCCTATGGGTTTGACTATTCAGCCTTCTATCCCTGTTACGGCATGGCAGAAGCCACGCTGATTATTTCTGGAGGCTCGAAAAATGCAGCGGTAGTGACTAAAACTGTTCAAGGAAAAGCCTTAGAACAAAATAAAATTGCGCTCGCCGAGGTCAATGAAGCTCATCCCCATACCTTGGTTAGCTGTGGCAGAAGCTTGAGCGATCAAAAAATTGCGATCGCTAATCCCGAAACCCTGGCAAGTTGTCAACCAGGAGAAGTTGGCGAAATTTGGGTATCTGGTTCTAGTATTGCCCAAGGCTATTGGAGACAGCCAGAGATAACTGAAGCCACTTTTAATGCTTATTTAAAAGACACTGGCGATGGACCTTTTTTGCGTACGGGTGATTTGGGTTTTCTGGATGAAGGAGAGGTGTTTTTTACAGGTCGTCTCAAAGATATGATTGTCATTAAAGGACGTAATCATTATCCCCAAGATATCGAAAAGACCGTAGAGGAAACTACTTCTTGGATTAGACCAAGTTGCGTAGCTAGTTTCTCGGTTGATATTCAAGGAGAAGAAAAGTTAGTTGTTCTGGCAGAAGTTGAGCGTCAATACTGGAGTAGTAATCGTTCTAGTGCTAAATCTAATGGCAAGTCGGCTACCGCAGAAATGATCCAGGTTAAGGATCTAACTCAATTGATTCGACGAGAGATATCTAAAAACCATGACCTACAGGTATATAAAACTCTGCTACTAAAGCCTGGTAGTTTACCGAAAACCTCTAGTGGTAAAATTCAACGTCATGCCTGTCGCACAGAATTTCTTGCTAATACTTTAGAGGGTTTACCCGTTTAA
- the amt gene encoding ammonium transporter, which produces MNSEFLKTTKTLKRKNTVSSGTQVKSLLPRPLRTVFKSFSPSWFICIPLAAIIVVVWNTAATAQGLEAPANLDELRVVLDTIFLLFCSILVIFMNAGFGMLEAGFCRQKNAVNILAKNLIVFAIATLAYWAVGYALMYGDGGPFIGTSGFFFNGNAAAYGDDPYPAAVPPAIGFLFQVAFAATAATIVSGAVAERIKFTAFLIFSTLLVAFSYPITGHWVWDGGWLAEMGFSDFAGSSVVHSVGGWAALVGAAILGPRIGKYQNGRISAIPGHNMGFATLGCLILWIGWFGFNPGSELAATANVPYIAVTTNLSAAAGGVAATFTSWIKDGKPDLSMIINGILAGLVGITAGCADVSYFDAVIIGLIAGVIVVFSVAFFDNIKIDDPVGATSVHLVCGIWGTLAVGIFGTANILTQLIGIVSIGAFTVIFSAIVWSILKFTVGIRVHQDEERLGLDISEHGMEAYSGFVKEADVLAAGSGGVPIGMNPSERSEF; this is translated from the coding sequence ATGAATTCCGAATTCTTAAAAACTACAAAAACACTCAAACGTAAAAATACCGTGAGTAGTGGAACACAGGTTAAAAGCCTGCTTCCTAGACCTTTGAGAACAGTCTTCAAGTCTTTCTCCCCTTCATGGTTTATATGTATTCCTTTGGCTGCGATAATAGTTGTTGTGTGGAATACGGCAGCTACGGCACAAGGGTTAGAAGCACCTGCTAACCTAGACGAACTACGGGTTGTTTTAGATACCATCTTCCTGCTGTTTTGTTCGATTCTAGTAATCTTTATGAATGCTGGATTTGGAATGTTAGAAGCAGGTTTTTGCCGGCAGAAAAACGCGGTTAATATTCTAGCTAAAAACTTAATTGTCTTTGCGATCGCCACCTTAGCTTATTGGGCAGTTGGCTACGCTCTGATGTATGGTGACGGTGGTCCTTTTATTGGTACTAGCGGATTTTTCTTTAATGGTAATGCCGCTGCCTATGGTGACGATCCTTACCCCGCAGCAGTTCCTCCTGCAATCGGATTTTTGTTCCAGGTAGCCTTTGCGGCAACGGCTGCAACCATTGTTTCTGGCGCAGTAGCAGAACGAATTAAATTCACTGCCTTCTTAATCTTTAGTACTTTACTAGTAGCTTTTTCGTACCCTATTACTGGACATTGGGTCTGGGATGGCGGCTGGTTAGCTGAAATGGGCTTTTCCGACTTTGCTGGATCTTCTGTGGTTCACTCGGTTGGAGGTTGGGCAGCTTTAGTCGGTGCAGCAATTTTAGGGCCGAGAATTGGTAAGTACCAGAACGGTAGAATTAGTGCTATTCCTGGACACAACATGGGCTTTGCTACTTTAGGTTGTTTAATTCTTTGGATTGGCTGGTTTGGTTTTAACCCAGGTTCAGAATTGGCAGCAACAGCTAATGTTCCTTATATTGCCGTAACTACTAATTTGTCAGCAGCAGCAGGTGGTGTGGCAGCAACCTTTACTTCCTGGATTAAAGATGGGAAGCCAGACTTATCGATGATTATTAACGGTATTCTGGCTGGTTTAGTTGGTATTACTGCGGGTTGTGCTGATGTTAGCTATTTTGATGCGGTAATCATTGGTTTGATTGCAGGTGTTATTGTTGTCTTCTCAGTTGCTTTCTTTGACAATATCAAAATTGACGATCCCGTTGGTGCAACTTCGGTTCACTTAGTTTGTGGTATCTGGGGAACTTTAGCTGTAGGTATTTTTGGTACAGCTAATATTCTGACTCAACTTATTGGTATTGTATCCATTGGTGCTTTTACCGTTATCTTTAGTGCTATTGTTTGGTCAATTCTTAAATTCACTGTTGGTATTCGAGTTCATCAAGATGAAGAAAGGCTTGGTTTAGATATCAGCGAACATGGTATGGAAGCATACAGTGGCTTTGTTAAAGAAGCTGACGTTTTAGCTGCTGGTAGTGGCGGTGTTCCTATCGGCATGAACCCCTCAGAAAGATCTGAATTCTAA